The genomic DNA ATGAGATGTAAACTCTTTTGCGATAAACATGTGGACATGTAATTTTCAAGTCTAGCTTCTATTagtgcctaaatattttttcatatgTGGAAGTAATTAACCTTATGATCAAACACATGCCTCAGTATACATACCTAATCACCCGACACCAATTTCAAACTAAAACAAGCAAACAAAAAACCCGAAAAATTACATAAACACATACAAAAAAAGTGACAACGCATAGACAATTTTTGCAGTAAGACAGGCATCAAAGCACATGTGTCAAATATATCGAATCAATCGAGCTTCCTGTAATTCAATTAAATAGTTTTCCAGCTCACCTCCATCTACAAGAGTAGCAGAAGTACACTTTTTTCGACAAATTATCTGAAAGTTCACAGTACTGACGTTCATAACCTTCAAATACTTCACTCATCTTCTCAGTTACTTCGAATTATGCACCTCAATTCAACAATTAAAATCtgcaattaattaattaaatgttaaAATCCGCGATTAAGCTAAAATTGATACTAGTAAACGATTCGATTAGAGCGCGACGTGTTTACAACATGAATGGCGTTAATTTGAGTATTAAGTAACGAAAAAATTGAAAAACAGAGTGATCGGAATGTACCTGAAAGTGATCGGAAAAGTCGCCGGAAGTTGATGATTAATGAGAGTGGTGGTGGTTAGGGATCTAATAATATTGCGATTACAGCAAGAAAGAATAAAAGAGGAACATTCTCTTGTCTGTGTTTATTTTTAGAACGACGTCGTGCTGTCGTGTTAAAAAGCGGTTAAAGCCACGTAGGAAACCATCACTACAAAGTTAAAAATagaaatataatatttatattattattcaaaaatatgtaagttagaaaaatattaattaaaacaGCTAAAAAGTGAAAATACGTTAGACATAATTTCGTTACGATGATTACTTATGTTCGAAAAATAGAAAACGATGCATCTTTGAAGATGTTCAGAGCCCTCAAAAATTGGATTAAGGATGGATAAGCTAGATTAAATcaagttttttttttgaaaaattgcaCTTACATTATCATTCATCAGAAATAAGATTACAAAGTAAAAAATCGGGAGCAGTGTCTATCCACCCAATGTAATTCGTCATAGAATAAACGGCATGTGCTAATACATGAGCCACTTGATTCGCATATTTATATTCAAACACAACTAACGCTTCTTGATAGTGTTTCAGAATTTCTTCAACTCTTCAATTATGGTGTGAAAATTTGAATTTTCTTTACCTCCCTGCAAAGCATCCACCACCGACTTGGCCTCCAACTCAAAAATACACCTATGCGTTCTCCATTCTTTAATCCATAAGAGAGCCGCCGTAAAGCTCCACGCTTCAGCCTCCCGTGGTGGCATACCTCCCCTAGCTTTCACACTCATGGTACGCACAAACTCACCTCTATCATTCCTCACAACACAACCCATTCATATAAATTCAGATTGACCCTCGACATGCTGCATCTATGTTGATTTTGACCCATCCTTCTGGTGGACGACACCAACGTCTAATAGTAACCCATTGCCTTCTCTGTTCATCATCTACAACACAGTCTTGACTGCGCTTCAAGTCCTGCAACATTTGTAGAGCCATAGAATGTATCCCAAACACAGACATGAACTACTTACTCCATACTCAGGTGTTCCGTCGAAACCAAATATTCCAGTAAAACAGTGCTATAACAACACACCCCTCCCTAGATCTTCCTCGAAAAGCTTTAACTATCACATGTAATACTGTGACCCTTTCCTTACAGGAATAATGTCTTGCAACCCCACCTTACACCACATTTTCCTTAGCAAATGCACAGGTAAACAATGTATGAACTGGCAGTTTCCCGGTATAAGTGGCACCAGGGACATAGCAAGTTTACAGTTACATGCTTCTTAATCAACTCTGAAGCAGTAGGTAAGACATTCTTACAAGCTCTCCATAATAAAACTTACAATTTTCCCAGGAAACTTTAGTTTCcacaaaaacttcacaaaaccaccTTCAGTATTTAAATGCTCCCCTCGAATGCTTATATAACAACTTTTGACAGTGAATAACCCTTTATCATCTAAAAGCCAATACCATGAATCAGGTCTGCTATGAATAGGTATAGGGATTTGCTCAATCAAATCTATGTCACGTTCATTAAACAGGTCATTCAAAATATCCATATCCCATGACCTAAGATCTGCCCCCATCAAATTTTGAACCACAATATCTCGTATATCTGCATGAGGTGTAGTTGTAAGACACCCATTCTCACTACTTGGTAACCAGGGAATATGCCACACTCTAGTACTTCTACCATCTCCAATCTTTCTTCTACAGTGTTGTTTAACAATTTCCTGTGATGTCATAATACTCCTCCACATGAAGCTTGGATTCGCCCCCAAGTTAGCTTCCAGAAACTCAGTATTTGCATAGTACCTAGCTTTAATTAAGCAGACTTGTCACAAGTGGATTAACATTATTAATCAAACGCCAAGCTTGTTTTGCCAACATAACAACATTGAACTGATGCAATTTTCGGAAACTTAACCCTCCCACCTCCTTGACATCACACAACGTATCCCATTTTATCCACCTAATCCATGTATCCTCACTTGTTCCACCCCACCGATACATATTCATTTTATTCTCAATCTTAGTACAAATCTCCCTAGGCAGCAATAGTAGGTTCATCCAAAAATTACGAATAGATTGAGCAGCGATTTTGAGCAATGTGATTTTACCTACCTTGGAGATTTTCTATAACTTCCAAGCTTGCAATTATTTATCAACCTTCTCCACCAAGAATTCAAAGACATTCGTTTTATTTACACCAATCCTCATTGGCAATCCTAAATACTTACCTGGGTCCAGCTTTCGTTGCACCTCCAATTCATTACACACCTCAACCCGATCCTCATCTTTTGTATTTGTCGAAAACGTAACTGCAGACTTATCATAGTTAATAAGCTGCCCATAAATCATAACATATCTATGTAATATTCTCTTCATATTCTGAGCCTATCTGTCTTGTTTGCACGAAAAAAAGGTAACAATCGTCTGCAAATAATAAGTGTGAGATCGTTGGCACCTAGCAATACGACATCCATGTATCAACCCAGCTTGTTCATTTCTTCGTAAAATAGAACTAAGGCCCTCTACACACATGATATAAATATACGGAGAAATAGGATCTGCTTGTCGCAGTCCACGCTCCGGAATAACATTACCAAACACCACCCCATTATGAATGAAACTATACTTAACCGAAGTAATATAATGCATCAGTCTATCAACCCACACCTGATGAAAACCAAACTGCTGCATCATATTTCGGATAAATGTCCACTCAATTCTATCATATGCTTTTGATATATCAATCTTAAGCCCCGTGATTCCATTATATCATTGAGTTTTTCTTTTCATATAGTGATTGATTTCAAAAGCTATAAGTGCGTATCGAAAGACCTAAACTCGATGTTCGTGTTCAATTTGTTTACATACATTCTGACTTCTGAGTCAAGTTGAATTTGAGTTGAAagtaaattttaatatttttcacTTTAATTCTGTTTTTTTCACTATCAAGGAGATGAGTTCCTGGCTTTCCTGCTCTCGGACGCAATCATACAACCATACGGCAAATGCAAATATATGCTAGTATCAAATAATATTAGAATTTATGGATATATTATGTCTTACGATCCAACTTATTCTCAAACACCGACCTTGATCACTCCTTATTCATACAACACGGCTTTTCCATATTCTAGTTGTCAGTATGCATATCATGAGCATGGTTTAATTCCTAATTATTTATTCGGTTTTAATAACTTGAATGTTCATAGGGAGGGTTCGGGTTTCGTAGTGGAACCAATAGATAAActaattaaatatatttaaatcGGATATATTAGTATAATAATAAGGTCACAAGTGAATCATTGATTTGATTCGATAATACCGGACGATTTAACCAAATAAAGGTTGCGCGAATTCTTAATTATTGTGTCTGGTGTTAATTGTAATTAAGAGAAAAGATTGTGGCTAAATATTGGATGTGACAATTGAGTGTGAGTTTTTGGTTCTTACAACATAGGTAAGTTTCATGTAAAGAAAATCATGGGCCAAAATATTGTCCACTTACTTTTACGTACTTTTATTGTATccatactattatattaaagacgaaacattaaaaatttggttgttAGTGGTTGTTGGTCATTGATAACTCAATCCAGAGTCGTCATATCAAATCGATAAGAACCGTTAAATTTATTCTTAAAATTAgtactccctccatcccatttTATTTGTCACATTTCTTTTCATAGAAGTCAAATTGACTAATTTTTGACCAAACATTATAcattactcttatattatttcaaaaaactaaaagttatatattaaagtagattaaatctactttccagtgatgtaatttttttattttgttcaattataaaatattaacaaacttCGGTCAAAATTtagtcaatttgacttagtccAAGTCAAACCTGACAAGTAaaatgggatggagggagtattatttaggaggtataaggttcgaatcctagcagcaacatattaaaattataaaaaatcaaTTAGTATTCTTTAAGAGGTACATGATTCGAATCCTGTCAGCAACATATTAAATTAgaatttacaatatataatgataaaaacaaccgtgcatcgcacgagttaTATACTAGTATCAATTTATATCTAGAACACACATATCTGTACACACACAAGCCGAGAGTTTTTTACGGAAACAACCTTTTCATTCTTTGGAATGAGGGTAATGCTACGTACAGTATATCATCCCCAAACACTGTTCTAGACGGTATTTACTGGACACGATTAATTGATTGATCACTATCAATGAGGTGTTCATGTTTAATTTTATGGAAGACAAGACAATTAGTAGTTGATATACTATTTAtgtaataatattatttatgtaaaaagaaaataatttttattttatggACGAACTTCATCGAGTCGAGTAATTTCGAGTTCGAGGATGATTTGACCACTCATACAATGGGTTAAGGACAAATTTAgcttatttttatataaaattaatgAAAATTATCTTTTTCAGAAAAATTGGTCAATTTTAGCAGATAAGATATCTAACTTTTACTAGAGTATTCACTATATATGATATATTCAACTATTGGAGTATCACATATGAAATACCCAACTATGAGTTaagtatcttatacaaattgTGATACGTAACCGGAGGATTCAATCCGCTAAAAATGACCACTTTTCTCGGAACAGCTATTTTggttaaatttttaaaaattagttATTTTTCTCGTACAATTCGGATAGACTCGATAAACTTATCAAACATATATTTGTTTTTAGAATTCGAACTCGATTTCTTATCGAGTAAAGTTAAACGAGTTGAGTCAAACTTTCAGTTTAAGTCTCTACAAAAGAGTATACATAAGTTTTATGCAaaacttcctattctttgtcaaCAGCAAGAACAAATTACTGAAATACTATGCGACTAGAACCGGCCATTTGAGTCCTTTCTGATAGACCTCAAATAAAGAATGACCAGTGACCTTGCTAATCTGGTCATGGAGATTAATCAGATATACACAATTCATAAAATAAAGCCGCCTGTCTTATAATCATAATCATAATCATATAATTTAGTAACAAGTAGCGCCAGTACAGCAGCAGCAGAGCTCCATGTGGCGACCTTAGCAACATCATAGACCAATCAAGAACAAGCATAAAGGCATCTCTTGTCTTTCAACCATGTTCAATTTATAATACAGAGTTGGTAAAATAACAAAAACATGGAAGATATTGTAGGCAATGAGGCCATTTGTCTCTTGTTTCGTATACTATCGTATACGAGTCGCCTGCGTCGCTTTCAGGCCTTTCAGCTTCATCCTGCAGACATCATGGTGTATCCTTTGTTGGATTACAATATAAgaataatattataataatataagaTCTAGGAAAGGGACCATTCTCTAATACCTCGAGATTTTAGAGTAACTGGTTCCTTGACATGATATCAGAGCAACTCAGACTGGCATGAGACTCAGGTTCGATGAAGGAGtattagaataatataagatcctggaaaGGGTTTTAGAATAGCTGGTTTCCTGACACACGTAAACACACAAAGGGAACTGTACAAATCGTCGCTGTCTGGAATCAAGTATTGGATTTACGCAGCATAAGAACAAGCTGTAAAATTTAGAAAACGGCATAATCAAGCCTCTGCAGTGTACTGTCATGATTAAGATCTTCACTTAGTAGAGAAATGGATGCTAGCAATGCACTGTACTCTTTGGATTGACCAAAATtacattatttttataaaaaaattagattaAAGAGAAGCTTACAAGTGGTTTACTGTAACTTCATTATAATTATCAACTAAAAAGGAATGAGAAGAAGTGAACAAACAGTAGAGACCTATTCAACACTCATTTCTTGGTTGACAGAATCTTCACTTCTGCAACTATAAATTCTCCATAACATCTTCAAGTCTACTTATTACAAGTAAAGGAACAGAGTTCAGAAAGTCGAGAACAAGAGAGAAAAATGGGTAGGAAGAGAAAGGCTGGAGAGTCTGTGAATGACCAAGATGTAAGCTCTGGTGAAGCAAACATAGCTTGGGATGAAATGGTTAAGGAAGCAGCAGTAGCTTCTGCGGTCCTAGGTGGAGCACGGGGTGCTAAGAAGCGGTTCATTGGGGTTAGACAGAGGCCATCAGGACGGTGGGTGGCTGAGATAAAGGATACGATTCAGAAGATTAGAGTGTGGTTGGGAACTTACGATACTGCTGAGGAAGCAGCAAGAGCTTATGATGAAGCTGCTTGCTTGCTTCGCGGGGCTAATACCAGGACAAACTTCTGGCCTTGTTCACAGACCTCATCTTCAGCTCCTGCCCTTCCAGCAAAAATTTCAAACGTTCTTCTTCACAGGCTCAAAGCCAGAAATAACTCTTTAACTTCCTCGTCTATCTCTTCTGCCTCTGTGAACCGTGAAGAGAAGGTTCAGCAAGGATATGAAGAGGAGGTGGCTGATTTTTCGGATACCATATTCACTGATTTTCTAAATGATATGGAAGATTATGTCCCCAACTGACGAATTGATCAACAATGCTACTGCAAGTGTTTGTGAACAAACAAACACTCTCGAATACACTACTGCTAGTTATGACTCATACGTAACAGATCAAAACTTTAACGGTGCAGATAATGGGAGAGAGTCGAGAGACCTTGAGTTGGTCCATGATTGGGTTTATCACTCAGATCAGTCCTCGGGTGTGCAGTGCTCAAGTGGCGAGGAGAATGTTCAAGGCAATACTGAAGAAGATGAAGGAACTGAACTATGTTCCACcgatttcaaatttgttgatgAACTTGGATCGACTTACTGCTCCCCTTTTGAGATCACTGAAGAGATAGCATTGCCTACTGAGCAAATGGTGTGCGAGGGTGAACCGACGATGATCAGTGAGGCTATGAGAAGGATGAAATATGAAAGGAAGATCTCGGCTTCTCTCTATGCATTCAATGGGATAACTGAGTGCTTAAAGTTTAAGCTTAGATCAGCTAATGCCGCCCAAAGAACTGGATCTGATCAGCTGAGCAAACTTCGAAATGCATGCAACAAGAATCAACATCAGAAGGAAGCTGAAGAAGAGAATGTCAAGAAACCGGAGGAAGGATTGGAGACATCAACATATACAGAATCTTCATTTCATAGCAATGATAATGAACTGTCACTGTGGAGCTCTCTTGATCTTCAGCCTATATGCTTTGTCAATTATTGATAAATCTCCTTGGTAGTTTCATAGCATTGATATGAATTTAGTCAAATCCGATCTAAACCCCAATCCATGGACAAGCCTTCGTATCAATGAACTCATCTCCATTGATTCACCGATTTTCGAGAATGTAAAACCTTTGATATTTCAACAGTAAAAAGGATTTCATGGCTTAGTGAGATTTCAAATTAGCTACTTTGACAATTAGAAAGATGCACAATTCATGATCAAGCATGAACATCAGATATATGAACAACACTATGAATTGATATCTAGTTGGCTATTACAGAATATGAACCTTCTGGTGTTTAATTACATAATTAACAGGTTGCACCAAAAGGTTGGTGAACATTGGTCATACACATCAACTTGCTTTATATAACAAATTTTCTACTATATCATTAACTTCCCAATAGAGTAATATGGGTTAAAAGATATTTAGTAATGATAAGATTCCATAACGAAATGAATAATTGGCTGTCAAAATCCCAAACTCCTGGCATGCGGTTAAAAATGACCCCAGTTCGAATGGCATACACAGCCGCCTACAGTATAAAACTTAACGAAAACAATAGTAACATGTACGACCCAACCAGAGTGGAAGACTAGTTACATACAGCTCAAGCTTTACTTCGCAAATGTCACTAACAATTTGCTGTCTAAGCTGGCCTTTTCATCAGACTAAAGGTTTAGAGAACTCGAAGTTGAGCAAGAAAAGCAGCGCAAAGATCCAGGAAGAGAAATTGTGGTCCCTGGACCCTCTGTAGGTCAAGCAGATACTTGTCCTCGCGAGTTTTATAAAGCTGAAAAAAATGGTCTTGTAAGATATCCAGTAGCACATAGATGACAGTTCAGGAATTATTTAATCAAATACCACAAAGTAGAACTAAAAACAACAGATATCATGTTCGCTTTCTGTTCTCTTATATCACAAAGTCATTCAGGGCCCAGTTCCACACATATCATGGACGCATTAAAAGGTCATAACAACTGCATATCCTAAACTTAAACTGAATCATAGTTTTGGTATATTGCTAATTAACTTAATTTTATTCTTAATTTTCTAGGAATATGAAAGGAGAATTTAGACATGTATTGGACACTAAAGGCTGGATAAGAATACCAGAGATCCACACACAAACATGGCTAGGGCATATGATAATGACAGATCACAATTGGCAATATTGAAAGTGCATCAGAAATGAAAATAGTAAAAAATAATTACCTGCACTTCAAATTTAACCACATTGGGCAACCTTGCAGCACCGTCACTCTCAATGATAGTAGTCTCATCCCCAAAGTAATGATTACTTTGCATAGAATTGTTTACCATCCCTTCACGATGCCCAGCAATGCCAGGAATCCACCTACATTTCATGTTGTAGTGCCCTATTTTTTTCCAGCTAACATTCAGTTCTTGGAGAGCTTTCAAAACCTCCGTCATTATCTCACGTGGATGAGCTCGGGACTTTGACAAATTTCAAGTATATAATCAGTTTCCATCCAAACTTAATATGCTAGAAGATAACATTCAAGCGAGAACAGCTTTACCTGTAGTCCAAGAGCCCATTTTCTGTCAACATGAACCTGTGGTCTTGAACCTGTTCCTTGGTAATCCATATATCCTGGAATTCTTTGCCCTAAAGTTGGCGATGTTTCACCCGGATTTACACGGGTAAAAGCATCCTGTACAataagaataaaaaattctaatAATTGATCCTGTAACAAGTAAATCTTGTAAAATTGCAGAATAATGCAATGAACAATAAAGATAAAATGTTCCTTGGGAATTATAGTAATATCAGTTTCAATTATGTAGAACTTATTTATCATGTACTTAAACAGAAAAACTTGGAATAGAAAAGGCCAAAATAATCTAATATTAACTAACCGTGGACTCCTGGAATTCAGCTCCAAGATAGCCACTGGAGGTACGAAACCGATTGTCTAATAGCAAATAGTACGCCACAGTACCCTAGAGTGAATGCAAAAAATCAGTAAACAGGTAGTCTA from Apium graveolens cultivar Ventura chromosome 5, ASM990537v1, whole genome shotgun sequence includes the following:
- the LOC141724963 gene encoding uncharacterized protein LOC141724963, whose amino-acid sequence is MMQQFGFHQVWVDRLMHYITSVKYSFIHNGVVFGNVIPERGLRQADPISPYIYIMCVEGLSSILRRNEQAGLIHGCRIARCQRSHTYYLQTILINYDKSAVTFSTNTKDEDRVEVCNELEVQRKLDPVCLIKARYYANTEFLEANLGANPSFMWRSIMTSQEIVKQHCRRKIGDGRSTRVWHIPWLPSSENGCLTTTPHADIRDIVVQNLMGADLRSWDMDILNDLFNERDIDLIEQIPIPIHSRPDSWYWLLDDKGLFTVKSCYISIRGEHLNTEGGFVKFLWKLKFPGKIDLKRSQDCVVDDEQRRQWVTIRRWCRPPEGWVKINIDAACRGSI